The genomic DNA TAAATTTTCCACACAAGCCTGTGATTGATCTAGGAATTTTCCATAAAAAGAAGGATCTGATTTCAAACGTTTAACTTCACTCACTAAATGAGGAGATGATGCAGGTGATCCTGTCCAACCAATTAACACTTCCATGTTCTCTGGCGCTTGTAATGGCTCAATATGAAGGCCTGGCCAGTTCTTTTCTAGCACTTCATTAACAGAAGTCTCTTCCATTTGTTGTTTAACCCAATCATGATCAAATGTACTATACGCTAACCAGCCACTGTACACACTGACAGCGATATCACCACACGAGCTTAAACTTTGTAATCTCATATTCGCAATCACAGCTAATTTATAGATATACAAGTTAGATAACTGTAGTTCATAAAATTCATTCAATGCTTTAACTACAGCTACTAATACCGCAGCACTTGAGCCTAAGCCATATTTCTGACCCGAATCATCAGCTAGGTTACTATCAATTGTTAAATGGAAATGTTTTAATTTAATATTGCAACTTCTTGCATATTGTTCAAATACTTCAATAGCTGTAACAACATATTTCAATTGATTTGCTGCATGGGCATCAGAGATTTCTATTTTATCCTCATTACGATCAAATGTAACTGGTTCATAATGTAATGTCTTAGAATGAATAGTGCCTGTGACTTCATTTGAAGCTTCGATTGCCGCAGTAACAAAACGATCAACTGCAATTAGTACGGACTTATATCCTGGTTCAGTTACTGCATATTCACCTGCTACGTAAAGTTTTCCTGGCGCTTTCACCTGTATCATTATATCTCTTCCTTACTTAATAATTTCGACTCCTGATTGTGTGATATCACTTGTGATGATTTTTGTTTGATCAAATTCTTGTAAAAATTTATCTACAATTGCTTGTTGGTTTTTCTTTTCAATGAGTACTTTAACATTAGGACCAGCATCCATTGTAAAGTAACAAGGTAACCCAGCTTCTCTACATTCGTTTACAATACGCATGGCATCATAACTTTCTGGTACTAAATATGTAAATGGTGGTTGTGCTCCTAAATTAGTCGCATGCATACGTAAGCCGTTAGCTTCAATCACTTCGCCCATACGTTTGAAATCCTTGTTTGCTATCGCTTCTTTCGTTTCTTTTAAATCAGCATCCACGTGATCTAACCAATATTGATAAAAACGTGATGTGTCACGGGTCAATGACATCCCTGAGCGACTTGATACTTTTTTAGATTTATTATTTATGACAACAAAAATCATGGCTAAGTCTTCTTCCCAGCCATTTGCGTCAATATGATGAGCATATGACGTTTCATCGTCATGACCCTTTTTCCATTCAGCAAATCCACCATAAATACTACGTGAGGCCGAACCTGAACCACGACGGGCTAAACGTGATAAATCTTTATCTGATAAACCAAGTTGTAGAGCTTCATTACACGCACCAGCTAATGCTGCATAAGCACTTGCAGAAGAAGCTAACCCAGCAGCAGTCGGAACAAAATTCTCGCTTTCAATTCGCGCATATTCTGTAACGCTTGCTTCTTTACGAATCATATCCATATAACGTTGAATTTTAGCACTCTCTTTCGCATCAACCTCTTCACCGTTAAGGATTAACTGATCAGCGATTAAGGTGTCATCAAATGTTACACGTGTTTCCGTGTAAAAACGTTCTAATGTGACTGACAAACTATTATTCATTGGAATAATTAATTCCTCATCAGCCTTACCCCAATATTTAATCAGCGCAATATTCGTATGTGCACGTGCTTTACCACTCTTTTTCAATGACTTATCCTCCTAACTTCTCAATCCATGTATGTTGGGCACCGGCCTTTTCAGCTGCAGCTACAATATTCTTAGCAGTTTGCAATTCTTTAGCCAAAATAAGCATGCTACCGCCACGGCCACCACCAGTCAATTTACCGGCAACTGAGCCATTCTCTTCGCCTAATTTAAGTAGCATTTCAATCTTGTCATGACTTACAGTCAACGTTCTTAAGTCATCCTGACATTGATTAAAAATATCAGCCAATTCATCAAAACTATGATGTTCAATTGCTTCACTCGCTGAATATACTAATGAACCAATGTGGTCAATAATTTGCATGTATTGTTCATCATTATCACATAGTTGATGAACGTCCTCCACAGCTTGCTTAGTTGAACCTTTAACACCTGTATCGATCACGACCATATAGCCATCTAAATTTAAGGTTTTCAATATTTCTACTTCGCCCTTTTGATACCACACAGGTTGGTTCGTAACAATCGTCTTCGTATCGATACCACTTGGTTTACCATGTGCAATGCGTTCTGCAGAGTCAGCATTTTCCAATAATTCTTTATCAGTCAATGGTAAACCTAAATAATCATAACTTGCTCGAATAAACGCTACTGCCACTGCTGCGCTTGAACCTAGTCCGCGTGAAGGTGGTAAGTTTGCCTGAATTTTTACGAGTAGTGGTTCTTCTACTTGTTTACTTTCAACAAAATGACTTACAAGTGATTTTAAATGCTCTGGTGCATCATACAATGGACCGTCATAAACATCACTTTCAATAGCTGAATAATTACCTTTTTCTAGACTTTCAATTAAGACTTTAACTTTTCCTGAAGTGAATGGAATAGCAATCGCTGGTTGTCCGAATGTCACCGCATGCTCTCCAATTAATATTATTTTACCGTTAGACTCCCCATAGCCACGTTGTACCATGATATCTCACCTTTAATATTCTTTCTGAAAATTATTTCGAGGCTCGCACACACGCATACCATGACGTACAACCTCAATGTTTTAATTTACTTACAATAACCACACAATTAGTCTTTAACCTATGCCTATCTTCTATATCGTGGTTATCATTTATCGATTAAATGCCGATGTATAGTCTTATAATTATCATAATTAATTTTAATAAAAATTATGTTATAAAATACTGAACAATATATAGTATAAAACTTTGACAAATTTAGTTCAAAACTTAAAAATATTTATACCCTAAAAGTTAAATTTAATAACATTATATGTATTGAGAGCTTAAATACATTACGTTGTCAGAACTATAAGGTTAATTTTGTACTGATTATTCTGTTAACCTAACTTTATGACTAACTTTTAAATGCTTATTCGGCCTAAACTATTTATATTGACCTTTTCCTTAAATTTATCCACCTAAACTATATTACTATAAAAATTATTAGGAATATAGCTATTTATCATGAATTCCCTTTATTATTCTACCAATTTTCAATTTTCAGCAGTATAAAAAAGGGAAACTGGAACCGAAAGATTTTCGAATTCGTCTTATCCCCCCCTTCCTGCTTTGTTTGTAAAATTTCTACTTAAAATTCTTTATACTGGGCCCCTGGCCACCTTAAGAATTAAAAAAGAGAAGATGCTTGTTTAAAGCACCTTCTCTTTTCACTCAACTGATTGCAACTATGCAATACAGCTGAATCATATTATTTTTATACCAGAATCTTTTAAAACTGTATCATATTTTTTATATTAGTAGATTTAGCGTTTACTTTTCATTCATAGAATGATTCATTTTTTCATTGCGCTCAATCATTTTATCGAAATAACCTTCATAACGCGTCCATTCATCTTCTGTGATTGGATCCATATTAAGATTTCCACCTAAATCTTTAATCGCATGTAATAATTGGAACATGACGTCTTGTACTTTGATTTCACGCCCAAACAGTGTTTCCAATGATGCCATGCATTCAGGTTGTATATCTGGATATTTAAATTTTGTTGTCTCACCTTTAAGCGCACGTTCATAAAAGACACGCATCATCTCTGCACGTTCTGAACCTGAGCCTTCAACACATAAATATATTTGTACAGCAATGCCACCACGAACACGACGTTGTGAAATGCCGGCAAATTTCTTACCGTCTATACTTAAGTCGAATTTTCCCGGGCAATATGAGTGCTCAATTTCTCGCGTATCAATCTCTACGTCTTCATTTTCGAACATTTTACAAATTAATAAGTACATCACTGTAAATGCCTCATCAATCGTCGTTTCAGTTTGACCTTTAAAGATAAGCGAAATATTCAATACCCCTTGGTCCAACACGACGCCAAGGCCACCTGAATTTCTCACAATGGCATTATAACCAATTTCATCAGTTAAATAGCGAATACCATCTTTAAGAAATGGTAAGCGAGAATCATGAATACCAAGAATTACTGTATGCTGATGTATCCATGTTCTAACTACGTTACAAGACAAATCTTTACCTACACTTTCTGAAAACGTGTCATCAAAAGCAAATGATTGCATTGGCGCTAAACCAGAAGAATGGTCAACATAGCGCCAATCAATATCATTAAAATATTTACTTGCTAAGTCCATTATTGTAATGTTTGAGCTGCTGTAATAATTGATAATTTATAAACGTCTTCAGTTGAGCAACCACGTGATAAGTCATTAACTGGTGAATTTAAACCTTGCAATACAGGACCAACTGCATCAAATCCACCTAAACGTTGTGCAATTTTGTAACCAATGTTACCAGCTTCTAAACTTGGGAATACAAAAACATTTGCATCGCCTTGAATTTTAGCACCTGGTGCTTTTTTCTCAGCTACAGATGGCACAATTGCAGCATCGAATTGGAATTCACCATCGATAACTACATCTTTTAAGCCTTCAGATTCTACTTTTTCTTGAGCTAATTTTACTGCATTCGCAACTTTATCAACATCGTCTGATTTCGCTGAACCTTTAGTTGAGAAGCTTAACATTGCAACGCGAGGGTCCATGCCAAAGCTTTTAGCTGATTTCGCACTTTCAACTGCGATTTCTGCTAAATCTGAAGATTCTAATGTTGGATTAATCGCACAATCACCAAACACATATTGTTGATCATCTTTAATCATAAAGAAGATACCAGAAGTTTTAGATACACCTGGTTTTGTTTTAATAATTTGTAATGCAGGGCGAACAGTATCTCCAGTTGAATGTGCAGCACCACTTACTAATCCATCAGCATGACCAGCGTAAACTAACATCGTACCGAAATAGTTAACGTTATTTAATAATTCTTCAGCTTGTTCTTCAGTCGCTTTACCTTTACGACGTTCAACGAATGATTTCACTAATTCTGGTTTTAATTCACTTGTAGATGGATTGATGACTTCAATATTTGAAACATCTAATCCTTTGTCTTTTGCTAATAAGTTGATTTTGTCATAATCACCTAAAACGACAGGTGTTACATAGTCAGTTGCTTGTAATTGTGTAGCAGCTGTTAATACACGTTCATCTTCACCCTCAGGTAATACGATTCTAACATTTTTTCCTGAAAGTTTTTCTTGTAATACATCTAATAAACTAGACATAATGCCCTCCTAAATAATTTCATAATAATATTTGCATCCTTAATTATACTTCATTTTTTTTAAGATTTCCATTTCACTAATTTGTAATCATTTAGGTATATTTACTCATTCTCTTTATGATAAAATTTAGGCTGTATTAAAAAATAATTATCTTATTTTAAAGGAGCGATACACATGAGTGAAGCAGCCGAAACATTAGATGGTTGGTACAGTCTTCATTTATTTTATGCTGTAGATTGGGCAACATTTAGACTAGTGCCTGAAGATGAGCGTGAAGCAATGATTAATGAATTTAAAACATTTATTAATGATAAAGCAGGTGCTAGAGAACAACAAGCTGGTGACTATGCGTTATATAACATTACTGGTCAAAAAGCTGACATCTTATTATGGTACTTACGTCCAGAAATGAAAGAATTAAATGAAATCGAAAATGAGTTAAATAAACTACGTATTGCCGATTTCTTTATTCAAACTTACTCATATGTATCAGTGATTGAATTAGGAAATTACTTAGCTGGCAAATCTGACGAAGATCCATATCAAAATCCACATGTAAGAGCGAGATTATATCCTGAGCTGCCAAGAACAGAATATATTTGCTTCTATCCAATGGATAAACGCCGTAATGAAACATATAACTGGTATATGCTACCAATGGAAGAACGTAAAAAATTAATGTATAACCATGGCATGATTGGTCGTCAATATGCTGGAAAAATCAAACAATTCATTACAGGGTCTGTTGGTTTTGATGATTATGAATGGGGCGTAACTTTATTTGCAGATGACGTCTTACAATTCAAAAAAATCGTTTACGAAATGCGTTTTGACGAAACAACTGCACGCTATGGTGACTTTGGTGGTTTCTATATCGGACATATCTTAGAAACTGACCATTTCGATCAGTTCTTCGCAATTTAATGCTACAACCATAAGATTTTAACAGTGAAACATGACTTAAGTATGGTGAACGAAATGAACATCTTAGCAAATATTGTTTCACTGACCATAATATCCCTTCTAAGCCAAAGCTTAGAAGGGATATTTCCATTACTCTAATGATTATATTCAATATAAACATAAGACATAAACCAAAAACGCAACGCCTAATCTATAGGTGTTACGTTTATTTTTAATCATTTTAGGTTATTTAACAATGTTGGCATAATATAATTAGAAGGCTGGTGCATTCAGAATGCCCAGCCTCATTGTGTAGTATGTTTTGGGAGAACTTAATTACTACTCTGAACATAACATTAACAACCATGAAAATATTGTCGCTACCCAATATCATTCATAAATTGCTAACTAATTCTTATTTAACCAAATTGTAATATTTTGAAACATTATAGATAAAATCTGTTTATGCTTTTTATTTTAAGTATCTCGCAACATTTTGAGTGCTTCGCTTATAAATACATTTCAATCAATTGTAAGCATTTTAATTATTAAGTTTTCTTTAATTAAGTGGAGTTTTCAATATGCATCAACTATAATTAATAGAAACATCTTAACGAATGGTGATGACATGGATAATACACAAATACATGAAAATGAAGATGAAAAATTAATTAAAGACGTTGTCATGATGGCTGGTCGTATCTTACTTGAATCCGGTGCTGAAGGCACACGTGTTGAAGATACAATGACGCGTATCGCTCGTAAATTAGGCTATTCTGAGAGCAATAGCTTTGTTACAAATACTGTTATACAATTCACGCTACACAACGAATCATATCCACGAATTTTCAGAATTAATTCTCGTGATACTAATCTTATTAAAATCTCTCAAACGAATGAAATCTCACGTTTAATCACTAAAGGCGAAATTACACTTGAAGATGCTAAAGTGAAACTTGAAAATATTTATGTCGCTAAACGAGACAGTAGTTTATTGTTTAAAGGCATTGCCGCAGCAATTATCGCGATAAGCTTCCTTTATTTACAAGATGGCAAACTTGTCGATGTGATAACTGCCTTATTAGCTGGCGGACTGGGTTATTTAGTAGTAGAAATACTTGATCGTAAATTACACGCACAGTTTATACCAGAATTCATTGGATCACTTGTTATTGGTATCATTTCAGTCTTTGGACACTCACTCGTTCCAAGTGGTGATTTAGCAACTATTATTATCGCATCCGTTATGCCTATCGTCCCCGGGGTACTAATTACTAATGCTATTCAAGATTTATTCGGTGGTCACATGCTTATGTTTACGACGAAATCGTTGGAAGCCCTCGTAACTTCCTTTGGTATAGGTGCAGGCGTAGGTTCAATATTAATTTTAGTTTAGGAGTGCACATTAATGTTTTGGATATTAAATTTAGTATTTAGTTATACCGCGTCACTTTTTTTCTGCGTGATATTTGATGCTCCTAGAAGACTATACTTATCTTGTGGTTTTGTAGGTGCGTGTGGCTGGATGGTATACATTTTGTTTTATCAAGGGCTTAGTGTACATACAATCTATTCAAGTTTCTTTGGTAGTTTTGCTTTAGGTCTTATCAGCCACTATATGGCTCGTACTAAAAAAGAACCTGCCATCATCTTTATGGTACCTGGAATTATTCCACTAGTTCCAGGAGGCTTAGCCTTTGATGCAACTAAAAATTTAGTGTTATTAGAATTTGGCAAAGCGATCAACACAATGCTTGAAGTAACGCTTATCGCTGGTGCCATTGCACTTGGTTTACTATTCGCAGACCAAATTTCTAAAATTATACTATCCGGTTTTGCCAGAACTCGAAAACGTATATAATTTATTTTTCATTTTATAAAATATGACAAAGCGCGTGACTTTAATTAGCCACGCGCTTTTATTATTTCTAAATTTAATTTCTTCACACTATTTTTTATTAGTATCCTCAATCATGTCTTCTACTTCATTTTCAGAATGATTTAAAATCAAGCGACTTAATTCATCACTATCCATCTTCTTCAACTTAGGATAACGAATGACAAAGAAAATTAGACCAATAATTAACCAGCCACCTAACGCAATATATGATGGCATTGAAAGTGAAGCTGGTGATCCAGGCACTAACAATAATAATAGGAAAATAAATGATACAATTGACCCTAAAATCGCAAATGTCTTATACACTGGACCATAAGTATTACTGTTTTTATTGTAGCTAAACAATTTTGCAGCTGATAAACAAGTAACAAAATAAGCAATAGAAACGCCAGTTGATGACATATTTACGATCCAAGTTAAAGCCGTACGTCCTAACCATGGTGCAATCAGTGTAACTGCTACCAAGAAGATAATAGCTACATACGGTGTTTTGTATTTAGGGTGTAGCTTACTAAATACTTTCGGCATAATACCTGAACGTCCCATTGAAAATAATAGACGACTCGCACTCATTAAGAATCCATTTAAACCAGTGAAGATTCCCATAATAATTGCGATTGCTAACACAGCTAAACCGATATACCCAAACGCGGTTTGCGTTTCAGCACCAGTAACCCATAAGTTACCATTAAGACTTGCACTATTTGTACTTAACCAACCAGTATACAGAATCATTACAACATATGTTAATGATGCTGCGAGTAAACTATAGACGATTAATTTGAAAGTCTTATTTGGTGAAAAGTTAAATTCTTCAGCAGTTTGTGGAATATTGTCAAAACCAACATATGCCCACGGTGCAACTGCTACAATCATAATGATTGATGTAAACCATCCTTTTCCAGGATTAGCTAATGGTTGTAAGTTATTAAAATCAAAGTTATTACCAAAGAATGAACCGAAGAACATGAGTAGCACAACAATAACCATTGCCACACAGAAATAATATTGCAATGAACCCGAAACACTTGCACCTCGAATAGCTACAAGCATAAATACAAGTAATAACACTGAAGCAATGATAATCTCTGTTATGTACACATCCCATCCAGCAACGGTATACAGTTTGCCGTTATTTAACAAATCAGGTAATAAGAATTTAACTAAAAGACTAAAGGCTGTTGCATTTAATGCTACAACACAGACATACCCAAACGTTAAGAACCATGATGAGAAGAAACTTACATATCTACCAAAACTTAAATAACTAAAAGCAAATGCGCCACCAGATACTGGAAACTTTTCAACTAACGCACCATAACTTACCGCAATTAGGATCATTAGCAATGCCCCAATGACGATACCGATAGATGAAGCAATTGGACCTGATTGTTTAATCCAATCTCCCGGTAAGATAAAAGCACCCCAACCAATACATGAACCATAAGCGATAGCCCATACAAATTTCTCAGAGAGGTTTTGCTTTAAATCTCCTCTATCTATATTCTGATTTTTACTTTCTTTATTCATAAAATAAACTCACCTCAAGTATCCTGTATACCCTAAAGGTGAGTTTCACAATCTATATAAA from Staphylococcus taiwanensis includes the following:
- the mvk gene encoding mevalonate kinase, with product MVQRGYGESNGKIILIGEHAVTFGQPAIAIPFTSGKVKVLIESLEKGNYSAIESDVYDGPLYDAPEHLKSLVSHFVESKQVEEPLLVKIQANLPPSRGLGSSAAVAVAFIRASYDYLGLPLTDKELLENADSAERIAHGKPSGIDTKTIVTNQPVWYQKGEVEILKTLNLDGYMVVIDTGVKGSTKQAVEDVHQLCDNDEQYMQIIDHIGSLVYSASEAIEHHSFDELADIFNQCQDDLRTLTVSHDKIEMLLKLGEENGSVAGKLTGGGRGGSMLILAKELQTAKNIVAAAEKAGAQHTWIEKLGG
- a CDS encoding phosphomevalonate kinase, yielding MIQVKAPGKLYVAGEYAVTEPGYKSVLIAVDRFVTAAIEASNEVTGTIHSKTLHYEPVTFDRNEDKIEISDAHAANQLKYVVTAIEVFEQYARSCNIKLKHFHLTIDSNLADDSGQKYGLGSSAAVLVAVVKALNEFYELQLSNLYIYKLAVIANMRLQSLSSCGDIAVSVYSGWLAYSTFDHDWVKQQMEETSVNEVLEKNWPGLHIEPLQAPENMEVLIGWTGSPASSPHLVSEVKRLKSDPSFYGKFLDQSQACVENLIYAFKTNNIKGVQKMIRQNRNIIQQMDNEATVDIETQNLKLLCDIGERFGGAAKTSGAGGGDCGITIIDNQIDKQRIYDEWKAYGIKPLEFKIYNGQ
- a CDS encoding heme-dependent peroxidase, with amino-acid sequence MSEAAETLDGWYSLHLFYAVDWATFRLVPEDEREAMINEFKTFINDKAGAREQQAGDYALYNITGQKADILLWYLRPEMKELNEIENELNKLRIADFFIQTYSYVSVIELGNYLAGKSDEDPYQNPHVRARLYPELPRTEYICFYPMDKRRNETYNWYMLPMEERKKLMYNHGMIGRQYAGKIKQFITGSVGFDDYEWGVTLFADDVLQFKKIVYEMRFDETTARYGDFGGFYIGHILETDHFDQFFAI
- the pta gene encoding phosphate acetyltransferase, producing MSSLLDVLQEKLSGKNVRIVLPEGEDERVLTAATQLQATDYVTPVVLGDYDKINLLAKDKGLDVSNIEVINPSTSELKPELVKSFVERRKGKATEEQAEELLNNVNYFGTMLVYAGHADGLVSGAAHSTGDTVRPALQIIKTKPGVSKTSGIFFMIKDDQQYVFGDCAINPTLESSDLAEIAVESAKSAKSFGMDPRVAMLSFSTKGSAKSDDVDKVANAVKLAQEKVESEGLKDVVIDGEFQFDAAIVPSVAEKKAPGAKIQGDANVFVFPSLEAGNIGYKIAQRLGGFDAVGPVLQGLNSPVNDLSRGCSTEDVYKLSIITAAQTLQ
- a CDS encoding threonine/serine exporter ThrE family protein; translation: MDNTQIHENEDEKLIKDVVMMAGRILLESGAEGTRVEDTMTRIARKLGYSESNSFVTNTVIQFTLHNESYPRIFRINSRDTNLIKISQTNEISRLITKGEITLEDAKVKLENIYVAKRDSSLLFKGIAAAIIAISFLYLQDGKLVDVITALLAGGLGYLVVEILDRKLHAQFIPEFIGSLVIGIISVFGHSLVPSGDLATIIIASVMPIVPGVLITNAIQDLFGGHMLMFTTKSLEALVTSFGIGAGVGSILILV
- a CDS encoding APC family permease, with protein sequence MNKESKNQNIDRGDLKQNLSEKFVWAIAYGSCIGWGAFILPGDWIKQSGPIASSIGIVIGALLMILIAVSYGALVEKFPVSGGAFAFSYLSFGRYVSFFSSWFLTFGYVCVVALNATAFSLLVKFLLPDLLNNGKLYTVAGWDVYITEIIIASVLLLVFMLVAIRGASVSGSLQYYFCVAMVIVVLLMFFGSFFGNNFDFNNLQPLANPGKGWFTSIIMIVAVAPWAYVGFDNIPQTAEEFNFSPNKTFKLIVYSLLAASLTYVVMILYTGWLSTNSASLNGNLWVTGAETQTAFGYIGLAVLAIAIIMGIFTGLNGFLMSASRLLFSMGRSGIMPKVFSKLHPKYKTPYVAIIFLVAVTLIAPWLGRTALTWIVNMSSTGVSIAYFVTCLSAAKLFSYNKNSNTYGPVYKTFAILGSIVSFIFLLLLLVPGSPASLSMPSYIALGGWLIIGLIFFVIRYPKLKKMDSDELSRLILNHSENEVEDMIEDTNKK
- a CDS encoding threonine/serine exporter family protein — protein: MFWILNLVFSYTASLFFCVIFDAPRRLYLSCGFVGACGWMVYILFYQGLSVHTIYSSFFGSFALGLISHYMARTKKEPAIIFMVPGIIPLVPGGLAFDATKNLVLLEFGKAINTMLEVTLIAGAIALGLLFADQISKIILSGFARTRKRI
- the mvaD gene encoding diphosphomevalonate decarboxylase, whose amino-acid sequence is MKKSGKARAHTNIALIKYWGKADEELIIPMNNSLSVTLERFYTETRVTFDDTLIADQLILNGEEVDAKESAKIQRYMDMIRKEASVTEYARIESENFVPTAAGLASSASAYAALAGACNEALQLGLSDKDLSRLARRGSGSASRSIYGGFAEWKKGHDDETSYAHHIDANGWEEDLAMIFVVINNKSKKVSSRSGMSLTRDTSRFYQYWLDHVDADLKETKEAIANKDFKRMGEVIEANGLRMHATNLGAQPPFTYLVPESYDAMRIVNECREAGLPCYFTMDAGPNVKVLIEKKNQQAIVDKFLQEFDQTKIITSDITQSGVEIIK
- a CDS encoding lipoate--protein ligase family protein produces the protein MDLASKYFNDIDWRYVDHSSGLAPMQSFAFDDTFSESVGKDLSCNVVRTWIHQHTVILGIHDSRLPFLKDGIRYLTDEIGYNAIVRNSGGLGVVLDQGVLNISLIFKGQTETTIDEAFTVMYLLICKMFENEDVEIDTREIEHSYCPGKFDLSIDGKKFAGISQRRVRGGIAVQIYLCVEGSGSERAEMMRVFYERALKGETTKFKYPDIQPECMASLETLFGREIKVQDVMFQLLHAIKDLGGNLNMDPITEDEWTRYEGYFDKMIERNEKMNHSMNEK